The Diospyros lotus cultivar Yz01 chromosome 11, ASM1463336v1, whole genome shotgun sequence region GAAGGTTATAAAGCATTTTTCAACCTGTTAcgaactaaaaaaataataaaaataaataactaagaACAatctgaaaagaaagaaatcattTTTCTGTTCTACACACTTATGCTCTCTGAGTCTCCTGATTCTGTGGTTGCTATCTTATAGGTTGTATCATGTTCTGATTTCCTTTAAATTTTCTTCTCCCAGTTTTCAGGTCTTCATGTCCGCTTAgatacatgatttttttaatttatccaTTATTGTAAATTTCAATGTCTTTTAGTCCAGATCTTTTAtatttccaaaaataaaaaagtgaaaCGTAAGTTGAGCTGCTTTTGGCCTCTGTTGGTCCAACTAGTCTTTGTCATGTTTTCAATTTCACCGCCTTTTGTGAATTTTTGGTGCTTGCCTTTTGGGTAATCTCGAGGTTTATTCATCCTTTCAGAGTGTTTACTGTTGGGGTATCTTTGCTTCCCTGTGCTCGTTCCAGATACAGTCTTTCTGATATTAGATCTTGGAATTCTCCATTTTCTGCCACAGTGCCACTCATTCTTCCAATCTATGGTTTCTTGGAAGTCCTGGAAATTTGTGAGGAAACTGGGTTTTAGCTTGTTCTAATTCCAATGGACTCTTCCAGATAAAATCTTCAATTCGATGCTTGCATCAAATTCATGTAAATTCTAAGAagattgtatttttatgtttcattTGGTGTTAGCTTTTAGTTCTGTGGTTCCAATTCAATGGTTTATGTTTTCCGCTTAATAATGCCGCTGCTCTTTCTATCAAGTGAGTACCGTTCTgatctttttcattttaatactaTCATGCAGATACGATTATTCTGGCTATGGAGCTTCGACAGGCAAGGTAGGATTTTACTCCCGTTATATGTCATGGTCAACCTATTATACTTCTCCGTTTTGAGGATTATGGAAATACATATTTATGCGCACACATCTATATGtacatatttatttctttatgtatatgtatgttaCTACTGGCTTCAGTTCTTAAAATTCTAATTGATAGTGCTGTATCAGCCATATTTGAAACCAATATTAAGTTTTTATGGGTTGCATTTAAGTCTCTTTTTCCACAATGATGACTTTGGGATTCACAATTGATTAAGGGAGTGCTCAAAAGTACTTAAATATAGGTATCATTGtaactttattttgaaattagttGTCATTTTTTCGATGCCAATTTGTGATACTGGTCCCTCTTATCATTTAACGATCAGAATTTAGTTCCAAGATTTAGTATTGCAATGTTGCGAATAAAGTAGTTCCTGGCTAATTTGAAGAAACAACTATGTTTGTTGAATGCCTGTGGCATCGATTCATCTTACTGTTTTGTTCTTTTGGTTTCAAGAAGTTTCTTAGTGCCATGAAAATGGAGAGATTTTTTTCTTCTCGATAACCCTTTGTGGTCTAAGTCCATCTCACAATTGGCAATGCTTTCTCTGATTTTGCTCATTGTTACCTTTTCCCCCTTTATACGTCCTATAATTTGCTTGCATTGGTAGCTTGACTGgactgatttttctttttatgtaatCCAGCCAAGTGAATCCAATACGTATGCTGACATAGAGGCAGTGTATCAGTGCCTTGAGACAGAATATGGCATTAGCCAGGAAAATGTAATTCTGTATGGGCAATCGGTTGGAAGTGGACCAACACTACACTTAGCAGCTAAATTGCCAAGGTTGAGAGGCGTTGTCCTGCATAGTGCTATTCTGTCTGGCCTTCGTGTGGTATGCCATGTGAAATTCAGGTGTTGCTTTGACATTTATAAGGTGCGAAGCACATTCTGACTGGTTCtgttttatatttaagataCATGATATTCATTCATCTGATAAACAATATGCTTAATGGGTTTTGTTATGCAATTAACAATAATGGAATGGTAAAAAATTGTTTGAACCCTCTCTGATTtacctaaaaaagaaaaaaaaaatcatgaataaTAAGTTTATTTCCTCTTTATAGTTGGACTATTGTGAATTCTTATGATAAATCGAATAATGTTAATAAATGATTGGGTGCAAGAGATATCTTCATTCTATTCTATAATCACTACTACTAATTTTGGTTTTACAGATGCATAAAAATGTTGTTATTCCTAAACTAGTAACTATTTCCACATTATATTAGAAAAATAGTATGAAcaaattgtatttttatctgTTCACAAAGCTTCACTCATAAACAAATAGGAGGCCTAGGAAGAAGGAATTAATAGACACatccttatttgttaaataactGGCTCCTGTGTTTCTATACTACTGCTTATTTTGTGTTAGGAAATACAGTTATGTACTTGGCGTTcaacaacaataaatatatacagaAAAGATTCTTTTTATTTCCTAGAACCAAGTCATCACTACCCTTGGTTCTTGGCATGCTATTACCTAATTTACTAAGTTTTATTTTAAGTGTGCTGTGGAGCTTGAGTGGATGATTCAATACAACTGGTCTTCAACTTTTTGTCACATGCAGCCTAACTTCCTGCTAAATAGTTCACTTACTTGTGGTGTTGAACCAACTAGTAATACGCAAAGTTGTTGTATCACATCTCTTTCCGGTGTACAATTGGTTAATACCATTCTTTTTCTTGCGTAGTTCAACATATTAGTTTGTTCGGTGATTAACAACCTGATCACAAGCATGCcatgctcttttttttttggcctatCTTTTACCTTTCTTCCAGTGCTGACTCAACCTATAATTGTTCTGGTTAATGCAGAATGTAAACAAAATTCGGAAGGTGAAATGCCCTGTGTTAGTCATACATGTAAGTTATTGAcatctaaaaatatattagcTCTAATGCACCAataatttgttttcttgttcTTCCTTAGATTGAAATTTCAGATTCCAGCTACATGATCCCTACGGCAAATTTTTGCTTTTCATTTGAAAGTTTAGTGcatcagttttttgttttttacctTCTCCTGCCTCCGCTCATTTTGTGTGTGGATAAATTTGAAGAAATGCTGTCAATGATATCTTCGACCTCATTTCCTTTTAATTACTCCATTATATTGCATAATTTTGTTACAGTTATTGCATCTTAATTTCCAGGAAACATCTCATGTTAATGATGTGctgttttcttccttctcttttcacTTCCACCTGATATCATTTTTGATGGGACACACAAAGATTTTCTGCTGGTGCAGTTCCAATGGGAAATCTAAAAGTTCCAATTTGGTGGATTCCGTAATATTTCATGGCTATTTGATTTGTTTGCTCAATGTTTTTGGTgctattaaaaatatggttagGACCAATAACTAATATCACCATTTCTGTGACTGGCCAGTGCATCATGAAACACTGGTATATCATTTGATTTCTCTatccaacaacaacatatcaagccttaatacATTTGGTGAGGTTGGCTTCATGGATTCTAGCTTActaatcatctctatctattaTTCTATCTTTTGCACGCCCATTATAATGCATATTATGCCTAAGAGTTTCccatcaagtttttcttggttttctctttctctgttaCTAAAAGCTTCTTTCATTTCATCCATTATCCTCTTAGGAGTATTTATTGGTCATATCTTCATATAAGCAAATCATTTTAATTGCCTGTCAtgtatcttatcttcaataggaaaCACTTAGACCTCATGATAGATTACCTCATTTTTAATACTGTCCTCTCTTGTATGGCTACGCAGGTACTGTAACTTCCTTAGCTTTGTTTATGCTCATATTCTACACATGTTAATGCTTCGTTGCTCAGCATTTTGTATCATACAATAAAGCTGGTCTTGTAgatgtttgatatatatatatatatatatagctttaaCTGGATTTTACAGTCACATAAATGTTGGACGCACTTGCTATTTTAACCATCTTTCATTAATTCTGAGTACAACATCTTCAACAATCTTTTCCCATCTTTTTtggatacttttttttttttttttttatgagttatCTTTTTGGATACTTGATACAAGGTACATGTACCTGAACTCATCTTTTCTTGGAATGACTTGTTCTTAAGTCTAACCACAACATTATCcatagttttatttttactagACTTGCACTCTGTATATTTGGTTTTCTATATCTTCAATTAAGAGCCTTTGGTTCTAAGGTGTTCCTCTACAGCTTGAGTTTGGTGTTCGTGCCTTATCTTATAATGCCATATGCAATAGTAGAAACCAAGACATTTTTCTTGGATGCATTTAGTCAGTTTGTTCATTGTTAGGGAAAATAGATTGTCTAGAATTGATGATAAATAGATTTGACAATTTATATGTTGGTTATCTGCTATTTAAAGCAAGCCTTGTTCACTTGAACTTGGGACTGACTATGATCGTAATACCTTTACTACTAATGGTAATAAAAGAGTTATTTGATTTCTCTACCTGTTTCTTTAGAATCAGTCATAGACAAGTACATGATTCCACATGGGGAGCTAATGCAAATGAAACATCTCAAGTTCCTAAATGGTACTTATATTagttactttttatttttttaaagattggaaaatgctaatttttttctattttatttttgttttcaagatCACGTGTGTGATCTTTCTGCTCCATGCTGTATGCATATTCATGCAAATGTACTTTGGTTTGTGGCTTAGGTAGGCGATGCTATTATTTGCTTGCCATGTTATTTGACCATTTTGAGATAGAAGATTGTGGTATCAGCTAGAAATTTATTCCTGCTTTATGGTTGCTAATTTATGAATACCTCTAGATAATTAAATATGCACTCAGATAAATTCTCTTCCCTTAAgtttgtaatatattttaatcttgCTCTATGGCCAGACATGAGAGTTTTGCTTGATTAAGTTGTTAGGACAATGGTGGAGCCTAGTTATCAAAGGCTCAAGGCGCACTGAGGCAAAGATCTGTATAAAAGtacatatacataattatttttaataaatacctaTAAAGAGATAAATGCAACcttataaaatcatacataacaATAGCCAACACCATTAATTTGGGGggtgttttattgttttctcaaatttcttttattttttctggttATTACTggttagattgtgacaagtccattgaaaaaaaaaaaaaaaagataggtGCAAAAGGTGCACACCTTGCACCTGGTTGTGTGCCTCATAGATCAAGGCGCTCTCAGCTGAGCCTTGAGACTAGGCGCGCCTTTGTCAACTATCGGGTGGGATTCCAGACATGATTCAACATGTCAACTGCTGTCACAtccaaagaaatttttttagtgGATTTTGGATTTTCCATACACTCTGAATAACAAAAATAGTGTTAAGTCATAAATTGCCTATATATAGCACGTTGAGAAAGTAAAACTGTTTGATCTACATCTGGTTTAATTTGGTTTGTTTGGTGTTACGAGAGTTTTATACTATTGGAATCAGTATTTAGTTGATATAAGGATTTCCAACTGCAAATTTCTGGGGCAATGGGAAGTGGGCACCTGGATGTTTCCACTACAGcgcttttaaattaaaaattgaagatcTTTTTGGATCTTACATTTGTCGGTGAATAGTGCTCGGTGTTTCTGAGTATGTATTTGTTGATATGGCATCTTCTGCAAACTGTTATTCATGTGTCTTCCTGGGGCAAAATCACTGAAAATTTGTAACCTGTTCTGCACGCCAGAGCATATTTTtagcttaaaaattttaaaataggatTATGTGACTTTTGGGAAACTAAATTTAACCATTAGGACTACAGAATATATCTTTTTcccataaaaacaaaattacaatagCAGAAGAATTGAAGGTTTTGAGTCCGCTATTGTATTAAAGGATTTGATTGCAGGACTGTTTTGGACTTGTCTCTTCTCGCCTGACCTGCCACCCCCTCCCCGTTCCTGGTTTAAGATGTTTGGGTAATCTGTATGCCTTCTGTTTTGACAAGTAACCTGTATGTTTCATGCATCCAGTCCCTCTTTTATCATtactcaaattatttttaacaagcAGCATTTATcccaataaatctaaattattcttataaaaaaattagttattggTCAAAATTTTTGATGACCAAATGTCATTCGTACactgttattaaaaaaatagccATTCTATCATGAGTAATGGTTTCCCTTTTTTTATGGTCACCCGTTCAGGTCCTTGTGATCAGTTGCCAAACTCACATGGTTTCGTAAGATAGCCAGAGATATTGCTTGAGATGCATGATTAAGATAGACGAACTTACAATTGGAGCTGTAGCCTAGTGGTATGGGTAATGTTAATGAGCCTAAGTCTTGAGTTTGAGCTTTGGGAGCAACTGCCGGTGCTCCCTCATTAGGTCCCAAGTGGTTTAATCTATTTTTCCCCTGATAAGTGAGTGGTATAATCTTACTAGATGACCTTAGTCAAATCACTGGAGAAATATCTTGTATGAGCTCTTGCATTTAGGACCTTGTATGAACTCTTGCATATAGGATTCTTTAACCTTGGagcacccaaaaaaaaaaaaaaaaaactgagcATTATTTGTAGTATTGCTTTTGTGCAGAAcgagaaaaagaatgataagCAAAAGACACTAGATTATTCCTCTTTACTCCTGCCTTTTGTGGCTTGATACTCAACATGTACTTTTTGTTTAAATGAAATTTGCAGGGCACAGAAGATGATGTTGTAAATTGGTTACACGGTAATGGATTGTGGAAACGAGCGAGAGACCCTTACGAGCCTCTATGGATTAAAGGAGGCGGGCACTGCAACTTGGAGCTGTACCCAGATTACATCCGCCACCTCTGCAGGTTCATCCAAGAAATGGAGAGCATAACAACAGAAATCCGACTTAGAAAGATCAGGCAGAGCCTTCGTCTGCAAAAGCGCTCTTCTAATACTTCTTCTAACACTGCTAACACCAATGCTGCTAGCAGGTGCTGTGGGATCAAATTCAGCCGACCCAGATGCCTGCCTCAATGCTCGAAAGCAAGCTGCGCGAAATGCTTCTGGTGGCCGAAGTGCCCAGAATGGAGATGCAGATGCCCAGAGTGGCAGTGTAAATGCTGTGAATGTCGATGCAGATGCATCAAATGTTGGAGGCCTGGTTGCGCGCGATGTTTATGCTGTTGCTGGCGATAGTTAGTTGCGGAAAAGTTTGTGTATAGGTTGCTGAAGTTGCTGACACACAAGAGGAAGTAGTTGCTTGCGAGTTGAAAAGGGATAGGAAGGATCTAATTATATGATTCCTGACACATTTGCTTTCTTCACAATCAATTTGCTGTGTTTAGaagtttgttttcctttttgtttttgcccaACTACCCATCTGATGCTCCAAAATTTGATGATCTGATGATCCAAAATTTGTTGCTTGTGGGTTGTTCTGTAAACCAATGGCATACTTGTCCTGGAAAAAAGCTGAAGCAATGGGTATTGGAAAAGAATTGGTGTTGTGggaattcttcttcttttttatgatGAGAACCCGTAAATGATGATACTCTTCTTTCAATGTGTACtggataaattttatgttaacaTGTTAACTCTCAAATCAAACTATTGGGGGATTGAAATTGTTTTTGAACCAAATGAAACAATGTTGGAATTTGTCGtagatagatgaaaatcagCAATAAACAATATTGCTGCAATGAATGTTCTATTTACTTCTTGGATAcctgttttgtattttttcgtTTTTCAGAAAAGTGTATATTTTGTGCCGTTAGGCAACAGCAAAAGCATTGAATGACTGTATGCACTACTGTATAGGGCGTAGAAGGAAGAATTTAGAGCTTTCGTTGTGCAGTAtaattataaatagaaaataaaaatttgttataatagGCATTTTATGGCTGAAACACAGAGTTTGGAGCCTTATATTACAAATGGGTTGCTTTCAAggagattgaaaaaaatgaTTGTGGGTTCCGTTTAAATGTAAATAATGTAAAAGTGGTAAATTGAAAACTTAGAttatgttctctttgttgtttttaatttgttttgagtttttcaaaaaatttaaaatacattctctttattgtttttaaaaacatatgTTAAAACacactgaaaacacccaaaatgcAAAAACACGACACCCCCTCCCAAATTTCGCAGACCCGCatccctcttctctctcatcTATTCTTTCTAAGAcgcccaaatcttgcaaattCGGAAACACAGCActgccaccgccaccgccaccgccgtCGATTGCACCCGCCACTGCCACCTTGACCACCATCGTTGATTGCACCCCGCCATCGATTGTGCGAGCTACTGTCGACCGCCCACCGTCGCTTCCCTTGCATCGCGTCTGACATCATCGCCCCCTTTTTGTTCGATCGAGCATCACGCCTGCCACCACCCACCGTCATCGACCAACAAGCCCAACCACCATTGCCGTTCGAATCACGACTTACCTCTCCTTCACCgatcatttctttttctatgaTTGATTTCTTACTACTGTGGCTCCTCATCTTCTGTCTTTTGAATCAttttgtgatttgatttttgttttgttttattttatttgaatagtgaatatgtaatatgatttttttgtattaatttttctttttaatga contains the following coding sequences:
- the LOC127813648 gene encoding uncharacterized protein LOC127813648 isoform X2, producing MGCLVSQLAAKFAFFPPSPATYAVKNCNGGKLVAVSTAGAMPVPIGDDGCLDVLLLDTKRGNKIVAFYLRNPCARLTLLYSHGNAADLGQLYDLFVQLRANLRVNVIGYDYSGYGASTGKPSESNTYADIEAVYQCLETEYGISQENVILYGQSVGSGPTLHLAAKLPRLRGVVLHSAILSGLRVVCHVKFRCCFDIYKGTEDDVVNWLHGNGLWKRARDPYEPLWIKGGGHCNLELYPDYIRHLCRFIQEMESITTEIRLRKIRQSLRLQKRSSNTSSNTANTNAASRCCGIKFSRPRCLPQCSKASCAKCFWWPKCPEWRCRCPEWQCKCCECRCRCIKCWRPGCARCLCCCWR
- the LOC127813648 gene encoding uncharacterized protein LOC127813648 isoform X1, producing the protein MGCLVSQLAAKFAFFPPSPATYAVKNCNGGKLVAVSTAGAMPVPIGDDGCLDVLLLDTKRGNKIVAFYLRNPCARLTLLYSHGNAADLGQLYDLFVQLRANLRVNVIGYDYSGYGASTGKPSESNTYADIEAVYQCLETEYGISQENVILYGQSVGSGPTLHLAAKLPRLRGVVLHSAILSGLRVVCHVKFRCCFDIYKNVNKIRKVKCPVLVIHGTEDDVVNWLHGNGLWKRARDPYEPLWIKGGGHCNLELYPDYIRHLCRFIQEMESITTEIRLRKIRQSLRLQKRSSNTSSNTANTNAASRCCGIKFSRPRCLPQCSKASCAKCFWWPKCPEWRCRCPEWQCKCCECRCRCIKCWRPGCARCLCCCWR